A stretch of Fusarium poae strain DAOMC 252244 chromosome 2, whole genome shotgun sequence DNA encodes these proteins:
- a CDS encoding hypothetical protein (TransMembrane:3 (o258-279i495-513o533-550i)) codes for MELAIRSPRGGVQPSPGDPASQSVSTNKARANQQNIPKANIGVLDVRDGGPNAANKRQRAKTFKTRTGCKECKRRKVKCDEGKPTCNRCKAVGLTCHFPLSSSVSFNPASNNATTVATTTTNKATSPVGNFNSYTEIVRTTSTTTSNGGVAATAIPGGDTRILVVPDYVTTVFKDQKSWDMFSTFLFTNEQGTSLPHNTLAAITPQIAHHNPAIREMCCAVGAAVGAFTAPHVNGEEAEKAQQLSLMYYNRTIRAVRAAGTALESLLAVAHVAVIFMVYDMMRGDMKAATLHFDHASRLLVTYFGKRCEQENVSLADLRLNALESAMFDMFQRLSTYSWPLELGISGDERPDFKGGKRCWGRHRYEIANMPTSFRDLDEALRWWDVTQHHISHHLFDEYEVVDPENKAVWEKAFTVLHNWHSAFVLLYRYTEDHQYDAPHRYVTACIFEALYTECLSGLHLQLNADAKVLPDARPIWREIIRTTRRMQQELKSSIDWNVMDNMVLKPLVIVLFKCRDEQVRKDVKVVLEEAVAWYGNTCLAAVMLGMMNMKGHQIPKQMKNIERAVGWHLTSIGCGPGVISIG; via the exons ATGGAGCTTGCTATCAGATCTCCTCGTGGCGGTGTGCAACCGTCTCCAGGTGATCCAGCGTCTCAGAGCGTGTCTACCAACAAGGCACGGGCGAATCAG CAGAATATCCCGAAAGCCAATATCGGGGTGCTTGACGTCAGGGACGGTGGTCCCAATGCCGCTAATAAGAGACAGAGGGCTAAGACATTCAAGACCCGCACTGGCTGTAAAGAGTGCAA ACGTCGAAAAGTGAAATGTGACGAGGGCAAACCAACATGTAACCGCTGCAAGGCAGTTGGGTTAACGTGCCACTTCCCACTAAGCTCGAGCGTTTCTTTCAACCCGGCCAGCAACAACGCCACCACAGTCGCAACCACAACCACTAACAAAGCCACCAGCCCTGTTGGCAACTTTAACTCGTACACTGAAATTGTCCGTACCACTTCAACTACTACTAGTAATGGAGGTGTAGCTGCTACCGCAATCCCCGGAGGCGACACGCGCATCCTGGTTGTACCAGACTATGTCACAACCGTGTTTAAGGACCAGAAATCGTGGGACATGTTCTCCACTTTCCTCTTCACAAACGAGCAGGGAACATCTCTACCTCACAACACGCTGGCTGCCATTACACCCCAGATAGCACACCACAACCCTGCTATCCGTGAGATGTGCTGCGCTGTGGGTGCTGCTGTGGGTGCCTTTACTGCACCCCATGTGAATGGCGAAGAAGCCGAGAAAGCCCAGCAGCTCTCCCTCATGTACTACAACCGCACCATTCGTGCTGTGCGGGCCGCGGGAACAGCCCTAGAATCGTTGCTGGCCGTTGCTCACGTAGCTGTTATCTTCATGGTGTACGATATGATGCGCGGAGACATGAAGGCTGCAACCCTGCACTTCGACCACGCCAGTCGTCTTCTTGTTACCTACTTCGGGAAGCGATGCGAGCAGGAAAATGTTTCTCTGGCAGATTTAAGGTTGAACGCCCTTGAATCAGCCATGTTTGACATGTTCCAGCGATTAAGCACCTACTCATGGCCCCTGGAATTAGGTATTAGCGGAGACGAGCGTCCCGACTTCAAGGGCGGCAAACGGTGCTGGGGAAGACACAGGTATGAGATTGCCAACATGCCTACATCTTTCCGTGACTTGGACGAAGCTTTAAGGTGGTGGGATGTCACTCAGCATCACATATCCCACCATCTTTTCGATGAGTACGAAGTCGTTGATCCTGAAAACAAAGCTGTATGGGAAAAGGCCTTCACCGTCCTCCACAACTGGCACAGTGCTTTTGTTCTGCTCTACCGTTATACTGAAGACCACCAATACGACGCCCCGCATCGCTATGTGACGGCCTGTATCTTTGAAGCGTTGTACACTGAGTGTCTTTCGGGCCTGCATCTGCAGCTCAATGCAGATGCAAAGGTCTTGCCTGACGCGAGACCCATCTGGCGGGAGATCATCCGAACAACACGCCGCATGCAGCAAGAGTTGAAGTCATCAATTGACTGGAACGTGATGGACAATATGGTCTTGAAACCGCTTGTCATCGTATTGTTCAAGTGCCGCGACGAGCAAGTGAGAAAGGATGTCAAGGTTGTGCTGGAAGAGGCAGTTGCATGGTACGGAAATACGTGCTTGGCTGCAGTTATGCTGGGCATGATGAACATGAAGGGTCACCAGATACCCAAGCAGATGAAGAACATTGAGAGAGCGGTTGGATGGCACCTCACTTCCATTGGATGTGGTCCTGGTGTGATCAGTATTGGCTAA